The DNA segment TTCAATCTTTATGGCACATTGGGACTCTTGATATATCCTTATTATTGGAGCTATATTAATAGTATGCTATAGTATGTATTTCTCTGAATTACTCATTATTGTTATTAAGAAAATTTGTGCAGCAGCAAATTTGTTTGCCAACTGTGGACTGTTTTGCATAGACCAGAGTTTAAATGCACAGCTCCCTCTAGTGTTACCATAGAAAAGCAGGCAACAGCAGGGTAAAAATCAATAGCTAGCAATATCAATTTTCACACAATTGTATCATCAACATACAGTAGAGAGTCAGACAAAAACTGTGACACAAAAGCAACTCAAAGATGCTCATACCCATTCTATTGAATCTAtttattacaaaattgacattatTCTGAATATCTACTCAACCCCCCAAAACAAAGCATAATGAAAAcccaacaaattaaaataaatataacaTTTCCATAAATATATTTGTATGTCGGACCATAGGTCATATTGCATCTCTTTAATATGATATATTGGTTACTCAATGTTTTCTCACACTAAAACCCTTGAACAATAACATCCCAATTGATGATGACATATTGCAGTTAGGTACATAATTTCtttatagacagacacacatgtagCTGATACTTTTGTGATGGAAAAACAAGCTAAATCCTGTACAGCTAAATAGAATACAGCTAACATTAGGTACTGTAGCGCCTTATTTGGGAATGTTTTTAGGATCTGTGCTTACAAATCACAAAAACAAGTGCACTTGGGTTTCCATTCAGGGCCCACACAGTCAATTTAGGTTATTGTTCATTATACCAAAACGAAGGCCTCTACAGGCTTTACATTCTGAGAAACTGTGAACAAGTAAACCAGGACCTTGTATCTCATGGGGAGATAACATAAGGAATATAGAGTTAActcaacccttgtgctgccttcgggtcacatgacccaaaggttcacaacgaaccatcattgtgttgcgacaactttacccaattcaaaaacaaataaaatgaattttcttttaaccctcgcgatgtggggggtctgagacagcccgacggttaaaagaaaatgcttcactttgtttttgtatgcggtaaagttgtcgcaatacgacggtgggtcacaatgacccgaagataacaagggttaaatgaaaaTGCCAAACCAACCTGTTTAGTAAAAAGTCCAAGACATTGTCATTTGGAAATCATTTCATGGTGATAATCACCAAATTAACTGGTGCACATAAGTGTCAAAGACACAAATTAACGCTTCAGTAAGACAACATTTATTGATTACCTACTGTATTTTTTAGGCTATCAGAACTTTTGAAAGGAAGATTCAAGCACAGCAAGGAAGTCACTGGTTCAACCAAATTAAATGACCTGCTCACAAGGGCATTTCAAATCCCCATGCTCACcaagatgttgtgtgtgtgcgtgggtcagCGGACATATTTTTGTGGGTTGTTCTGCAGTAGAACACAGTTCCTAACCCACTCGGTCTTTTCCCAAGACATTGTTGTCAAGGAGACCATATCACAGTCCATCCATCATGGCCAAAAGGTCATCACCTTTGCTGCTGGTATTTTGACATGGCTCTCCTGCCTCTGTGAACTCCCCCATGATCCTGGCCAGCTCCGCGTTGGCCTGCTGATCCTGAAAAGTCAAGAGAAGTCAATCCACCAATGGCTTAGTAGAAAATTATCCACAGGTGGGCTTATGCCTTCCTTCTCAATATCCCGTTAGACAGATCCATTCATGTAATTCTGGTAACATGTAATCTTTAGCCTAGCCTATTAGACTAGCTTTTCCATTGGAGCGGGTTTCTGACTTTGAATTAGTTTGTCTTTGAAGTGACACTGTAAAAAATCTTTGCAAGACCTATGCTTGTTACTGTTGATACTGGCGCATAAAATAATGTTGCCATTAGATTGATTTTACCTTTGTTGCTTGGATGTTTATGACTTCATATGATAGTTCATCTGGCCTCGATATCAAAGCCTCTCTACAACCAAAaatgacaaaaataaatacattattaaaaaATAGTCCTTTCATCATGCTGTGGCttgaacacacaggcaggtttGGCCTTTACAACGATAGCAGAGACAgatcacatttacattcagtcatttagcagacgctcttatccagagcgacttacagtaagtacagggacattcccccccgaggcaagtagggtgaagtgccttgcccaaggacacaacgtaattttgcggGCCAggtatcgaaccagcaaccttctgagtaatagcccgattccctaagcgCTCAGCCATCTTAAGTTAACCTATACATGTAAAAGAGGACTTACTCTTCTTCTTGGTCTGTGGCAAAGAGATTGACTCTAAAGCCGCTGTCAGCATTAACTGTTTTTTCCACCTCCAAACCTCCCATTAACCTAGCGAGTAGGTTCAGTTCCTCCTTGGCTAGGGGGTTAGGAGCTGTGTTAACCTATGCCGGGAAAATGAGCATATTACAAATTTGTACAAAGTATCACCTTTGGTGATGTTCTtgtgtaataattggatttaGGTGATGTGGCAACAGTGAGCAACAATGGAGCATATGACCTTTTGGGCAGAACAACTATCATTTGATCGTTTAATAAGCAAAATACAGTGGACACTGATAACTTCAGTTTGGTTTTGTATGACGCAAGCTTGTTCATACTATAGAGAGTAGCTGTATCTACCATCTTACCTTAGTGTGTTGTGCAGAGTTTTTGGATGTTCCTGACATGTGAGTTTCCACTGGGCGGCTTACACTATACCTGTGGTAAACAAGCAAGCATTTGAgttaaacacacaaaaaaatgagGCAAAGTGGCCAATAACCTTGGTTAGCCTTCAGTGTGTAGACTGATAACTACTGTTCAGCCTGCAGACGGTTTGCATTCTTACATATTGGTGCCCAGCTTGATGACCCTGTCTCCAAACATGTCAAAGGATCCTTCACGGAGAGCACCGGCATAGTTCCCACCATTACGGAACTGTAGCCTCTTTATCTCCTCACCATTGCAGCTGAACATTCTAAATAGATGAAAGACAGAATATTTAAGAAATGTATATTTAACATGACTGGAATGTGCCAATACAACCTAGCATTTGTGACATGCTTTAGtatcagtgcccagtctgactgtgtgttgttatgtgcatctgacaataaaagacttgaacttgaactatcACTGAAGGTTAAAATAACAGAATATATTATACAGTTTATCTTCCAATATTTTTATTAAAGCTATGCAGTGATTATAATGTTGAGGACACACGTTGTTTCAGAGCAAAGATGCCTTCTTACACCAGGAGCAGTTAAACATCCTGAAATCCACTTCTAAATTAGTTCGATTTTTAATTTGCCCTTTTGTTCCAAACACATAATGAATCTTCCCAAGACATGATATATACACTTTAAGCACGGCTGCTCACTGATACACTAAAAGCAGACAAATCTAAATTTAGAAAACGGCTGCTTGTTGAACACCGCCTCGGTAATGCAATTAGCTGCAGTTACGCCTGTCCAAAGACGACAGTCTGTGGCAGTGGGCAGTATCTGGGAGAAATGCAGTATGTGGCATCAAATAGACACCAAGTTAATTGACATATATAACAGAGAGCAAACTTCTACAGCATCCAACGGGTTGTGATTAGATAGACTAGTAGTGTCGTTTATTAGGACTGTACTTTGTTTGGGTGTAATTAGAGCATTATTTCCATGTTACCTGATGAGTCCAGGAATTTGTGTTCCATGGGGAACAGGACCAGTAGTAGGGAGGACAAAACGTCCGTTGGAATTCTGCACCTTGTCTTTGAGGAAGATTGACACCTGGACATACAAATCAGACAATGAATTGAGCTAATTTCACATCTTCtcgaaaaacaaataaattaacCACCTCAATAATCCTTATTGCAGTGTAAAACAGCTAACACTCACTCGTATGTGCATGTCTTGAAAGAAGATGAGTAGAGTCTGTCTAATTAGCTGAAACTCACCACTAGACAATGGTGAATATATCTGTGAAAAATAACAATGTTTGGTTAAGGCAAAAGCTAAACTTGGTATCAATTAATCAattaatcgggctagtaatccgaaggttgccagttcgattcccggtcatgcaaactgatgttgtgtccttgggcaaggcacttcaccctacttgcctcgagagaatgtccctgtacttactgtaagtcgctctggataagagcgtctgctaaatgactaaatgtaaatgtaaattaccaCATGGCATTTTCAAATGTACTTGGAATCCACATCCACCATGTTGCTGAATCAAACCGCTTTCTGTTTGTAGCTAGTCTACATTCAACAGCACTATTTACTCTATGGAAGCAAGGCTCTGGTACCTCAATGAGCTGTCTGTATGTCTCATCCACCTGGCTGAGAATACTTGGTGTGTCCTTTACAAAGTCTTTGATGGCATCCATGTGGTTGAAGGACACAAGGAGTATATCTTTGGGTCTTGGGCAGAGGAGCACCTGGTACTTGAAGGCCATGGTCATCAAGTCATAAAGCTGTTAGCATCAAGATAAAATGATAAAACAATCAACTAAGATGGCATCATCATCAGtattaagattttttttatttgtaccATGTACACCAGAGGGAGCCAAAAATAATTATATTAATGaattaataattaataaagAATGTATTGGCCAAATTAGTTCTACCACATCACCCTTAAAAGAAAGATGAAGTTAAAGAAACATTGGTGCAAGGGGCAACATAATGATTTAGGGCATATGCTCAATACTTCACCATTGCAAACTGCAAAATCCCAAACGTAATGACATCATATCACCATATGATTTTCTAACATCTACTGGCAAATTAGataagtatatttattgttaaGAAGAGGATCCAGTGCAAATATTTGATAAGATTGTTTTGACATCATACACTTCTCACAACCCAGTCTATAAAAATCAGCACAACTGTAGCTGCTTGAAAGCAGCTAGAGATAATCTTTCTTCTGCTCCTACCTTGTCCATGCTAGCCTGGTTGAGTCTCATTATTGAAGCATGGGCTAGTCGGTCAAACACTGTCCTCAGAGCCTTTTTGGAGTACAACTCTTGAGGCTTGAACAGCTCCTCCAGAAACTTCTTATTAaacatggtggtgatgatgtcatTCATCACTGTTCAAAGGCAAGGTAAAAAAAAGTACAGGAAACATAAAATGTGGTTACAGACTAGAGCTTACTACAATATTGTTCCTGCAGCAAGCAGTGCATAATTCTATTGCCATTGTATAATTCACCTATCCCCAAACAAAGCAACAGCATTAAAATAATCTACAGTATGTCTACATACAGGTAGACATCCAATAAACATGCAGTTTTGCATGGGGAGGGTGAGTAAATAATAAATTACTGTGCTTGAGAAGACCAATGGGTAAAAaggtcaattttttttcttttagtcGCAGAAATCTACCATTGCATTAGCTTCTGAATAAGcatgttgttttcttttctctACAGGCTGTGAGTAAGCAGAGCATGTAGCTAGTGAATGCATTGCGTGAGAAACATCAAAATACCTCTCCTTCTGTCATCCTCTATCCAATCAGCTACAACGACGGAGAGTTTAAAAGTTAATTAAGCAAATGAATAATGCTTGTTTTCTTTGTGCCAGGTTAGGATGTTGCAAAATAGTGCAACAACATTTCGTTTTAACTGAGATAACCAATCAATCATAAAAAGTATTACCTGTCCAGATAGTTCATGATGTGGTTAGGTCAATATAGGTGAAATTAGCTATCTAATACAATGCACTTTACGTAAAAACTTTTTGTCGTTCCTAATCACactacaataaataaataaataaataaatatagataGACTAGAGGTCAGTAGATGAGAGTGgtctctagagagagagagagagagagagagagagagagagagagagagagagagagagagagagagagagagagagagagagacttttgCTTTTCAATTAATTAACAAATTCCACTCCCAACTGATATCAGGTTAATATtgtttgttagctagctagtcaacTAACGTCTCACTGTACAGGGGGCTagcatgttagctagctagcttagaaGCTGAATGGCTCACTACCTTTCTTGGCTTTGTCAGCAGGGATGTTCTGAGCTCGTAGACGTTGATCCAGAATGTACAACATTTCTCCACCAAGATTAATGAAAAGCAGGGGAAGCGTCCTCGAAgacatgtttgtttgttgtctGAATAGATTGGTCACAAAAATAACCTGGTCGATAACCCGTTTCCTCAGTCgaatttgacaatttagttatcaagctagctagctagctggaaaGCCATTCGATGATGGTAGAAAGCGTCGCTAAGCTTCCTTTCGTTGCCAGGTCACGAAGGAAACGAGCCAATCAGTAATGTCTGATGCGTGTCTACGTCAAGGTGGGAGAAGTACGTTATTCCACTTTACACAAGTGACAATTGAAGCCCCGAGACAGCACAGATAACAGCGTTTCAGATACAAAaaaaactttattttttttaatgtaatgtTCACACGAAATAACAAAAGCTATTCCAATTTCAAGACACTTGGGAACAACTAAGGTTATTGTTATATTACTATTTGTAAAGTGAATTCAACTGAGATAATTGTTcatagtgtgtgtttatgtatgaggCACTGTTCTGTTTACAGGGTCAACTCAAACGTCCCCATTTCTGATGCGAATTTCTCGTGCCATTCTGCATATCTCACACAATCCACAAAAAAAGGTCATCAAGGCATCATTGCATACTGTCCCCTGTTAGAAAAGAATAAAATGTTGTGTTACTGGTGAGCATAATAAACATTACCCCAAATAACAATTTTAAAAAAACACCCCCTGAAACAAAAGTATTGTAACAGCACAGCTATAGATTTTACAGATAAAATATGGTGTAACTACATGTCTGTACTCCAGAGTGTCTAATGCATACTGTCTGTGAGGGCATGTACCTGAATACCATAAGTCAACCTCATGTGAGTCCTCATGGCTGTCATACCTCCTGGTAAACATCCCAAACACGGATTCTCTCCATACTTGTTAGCTGTGTAGCAACCTAATGCTATTGGACAGATGCAGCCTATGCCACCTGTGTAACACATTTGAACACTGTTGTAAAATACAGGTCTCCAAAACCATTAAACCAAGCCAAACTTCTGTAATGTGTTTCCAGGATGGAGAGCTGAATAATGCAATGTAACTCCGTACTCACACACTAGGAAGTCATTGCAGCAGGAACATAGTCCGGTACTCCAGTCCCCTGTCTGAACATTGGTACCATATGACCCTGCTCCAGGTTGGTGGGTTATCACTGGGTTTGACATGGCAGTCAGCGTAGAGGAGTTTTAGCCTTTTAAAGACAAATCACACGGTCAATGTAGAATGCTTTAAGACAGGAATGACTAATGTCTGGTAATTTTCCAACCTTGAAAGGAAAAACATGGTGCTGAGAACATTTTGTAATTCATACAATTCACTCTTTGCAGTTTTGTATGCAAATGACATTAATTACGAATTTGTTATTTTTGACACAACGTAATTGTATATTCAAATGTGATAGAGGATGAAGCATGTCACTCACCACTGCTGTCGCTTGCTCTAACCCTTTACAGATCTGAGTTGATGATTCTAAACAGGAAATTGTGACACACTTGCTCTGCAAAGTGCTGGTTAGTTACTCACTGCTCTACTTCCTATGATGATCAACATGTTCTTCTTCTTATCCAGTGAACACAGGATCAAGTTCACACAATCACTCAATGGAAAAATGACTCAAAACTAATATATACATACAAAATGAAATTGCTCAACTGAGAAACAGTTAAAATATTGTGATACTGTCTAAAATCAGATAAGTCTTTTGTTCTTTAAAGTTTTTGTAGGAATTCTTCATCTTCAAAGTCAATTCAGGGAAGTCACTGTGTACTATGATATATTTTACACATTAGGTTGAATCTCAACAGAAAGTACAACTCCTTTATTTCACATCCTCTTTAGTTATATTCCAATCATATATATGTCTACATTGCAGTCACACCCAAAGCAATTCAATAAAAACTCTTGCAAATGATGAACCACAGTTGATTTATTGATATCCATCAAGTAAATACAACCCCCACCGCTAAACAGTAATCTGCATTACTGCatcagaaatattttttcagacACAGTACTTTTTATTTCAATTGTTTTTGCAGAGGGAAATGAGAAACGAGTGCATCAACAACAATTCTCATAAACAATAATCCTAATATTCCCTTAAAATCGTAAAAGCGGCAACATACTTCAATACTAACAATATTATTGGGGTACTGCAGCTGTTATCTTTGGCTggtcagcctgtgtgtgagaaGATTTGATAATTTTCTTCCTTAGTTCTGCTTTCTGTTTCTGTACCTCTTTAAAGacctgagagagaaaaaacacatGGTCAGCCAAAACCATGCTAATGATGATAAACAAGTTATAATAAGTAACATTATTCAATGACATGAAGCTAGTTCAGGTGGCAGATATAAACACATTGTATCAGCCGAAAATACCATATCTGCCATTGATGTCTAGAGATATAGTCTCCAGTTGAATTTCTGAAGCAGATTTCTGAAGCAAAACCAGACCGCCAAAGTTGTGTCTGTGCTCAGTCAATAAATATTTATGTTAAACTATTACCTGCCTGAACTAGATTTGCAGTGTCATGCATTCATCGTTAGTAAACTTTTTGCTAGCAGATTTCAATTATGAAAGTATCGATTGCGCGAGGCCTTGAGCTCTCTACCTTGATGCAGAGAGCTTTCTTGGTCAGCCAGCGTCGGGTGATCCGCCTGTAATactcgggggggaatgtgtaGGTGATATCCAACTCCTGGCAGACACGTTCAAAAGTGTCATAGCGAGTCATCCTAAGGTGCTTCAGCAGCTTCTTCCTGCTGTCGATGGCCATCAACATCCTCCTTTTGTTAGCTTTGTCCTAAAGTAAATGTATTGAATCAGAGGACATAAAACTAAGGGGTTATGACAATCAACCAACATAACTAATAGGGGAAAACTTGATATTGGATATAATCTCCTTcaagatcaaatcaaatcaaatttatttgtatagccctttttacacgcaagcatgtcacagagggcttcacatatgcccataaaactgcccctcaaccaacctaaaccctcaaggaagacaaggaaaaactcccaaaaaaagaGCATTTACCTCTCTTACTGAAAGTGGAAGTTGGGGACATTTTAGGACGTACGTAACTAGGACTGAATTATCATAATGGGTAAAAATGTGACAACAGTGAATAGTACAGAATTTTGCAAATGGCTGTTTGTGGAATATGTATGGTCTGTCATAATTTCCCAGCATGCAGTCATTACCACAACTCAATCTAATTTCAGGCCATGGTGTACACAGGATATCCTGCTGTCAAAACTGTTACCAAAGAGGCGGGGGAGTAATAATGAAATGTGTGGAAAGATGTGTTCATGTCACTGCTATTGCGGCTTTAACATGACTTAtgttccacacacatacacacacctttgcATGTTTGTGCAGGTGCTCTTGATAGTTCCTGATTCTCACAGTCAAAAGGGCAactgaagaaagaaaaagaaacatcacacagtagGCATATTATGACTTGACCGTTCCTCGAGTAAAAGCAGTGTCTTGCTCTCGACTTTGAAAATGAGAATTTACTCTTGACTTCGGTGGAGCTGCGGTCAGATTCATCCCTCTGGACTTTTGCAATCAGCTGCTCCTTTTTCAAGCGTAGCTTTTCACTCTGAGGATGTGTCAAGGGATTATACAATTATTACCAAAATCAGGCCACAAAATGTCGCCCCTCTAGAGAGACTTGTTGACTAGCAGCTGATAGTTACTAACAGCATACAATACCATTAACATAAATTAGCCTATGAACACTTCAAAGTAATTATAATACACAGCGTCATTATAATTTATGGACACTTGGAAAGATGAGAAATACAGTGAGAGCAGACCAATGGAGAACACAGGGACATACATGGCTTGCTAGTTCCAATGTCAGTATTCTCTTGACCAGGTCATCAGTTCTGTCAACACAGAAAATAATACCATGAAGACTCAAATTGCACTGGATATGAATCTAATAAATCAAACCTATTGTTAAGTAAGAACATGGATGAAGTTTCTTATCAGTGTTTACATTAATAAAATAGTGCACATACGTTTGAGCAAGGGGAACCGCCGCATAATCCATTTTCAACATCGTTGGAGGAAGATCACTGAGCTGGCTTTGAAACACTGCATCAAATCAAGTGCCCACAGTATTTGTTACATAGTTTAAAAAAACAGTGAGATACTTCCAAAGAAGATTTGTTTTCTCAAAGAACATACCTGGTTTCCTTTTCCTTGCAGCTCGGGCATAGTTTCTAACAGGCTGAATGGAAAAGCTTCCAGTGCCTGGAGGAAGATAATCAAAATGTTTCACATTAAATACATTTAGTCTAACAAGTGGGTTGGAGCATGTGCTGAACTTGAGACAACTGTAGAACATACTGCACTTTGTCTTGTGATGAAGAAATCATCGCTATGGTACAGTTTATTTTGCTTTGTGTTTATGAGGGCAATAAGCAAGGAAGAAAGGTAGCCTACTGTCAATATAAGTAGCCTATTTAGTGTGGTGGTGATAAACGCTACAGACATCTGTGGTTTCCCCACATCCACGATCAAAACCACTCATCAGCAGAACTCATTAATGATCAGTCTTGTTTGGTCTCTAGTTACAAATAACCAGCCCACTTTAGCATTAGTTTAATTTTTTCTACAAATGTTGTAGCATTTCCTTGCCACCATACATAAATAACTGCCATAAGATCATTAATTCTGACAGGCGATGTCCTAGGTGGAATATGATACATCCACAAGACTGTCTCTGATGTATCATGGCCTCTGGAAAGTACAGTGCCATCTACTGACCTGCTTGAAATCATACCGTTTTTAATAATTTCCTTTTATCTCCGTCATGGGAAAAAATAAAACTAATTCATGCACAGATCATAGTCAAACGTAGCCCGTTGGCAAGACAATAAGAGTTGCATGACATTTTTTATGAGAACGTATTGATGATACAAAGAACAATTAGCAAAGATTAGAAAAAGATTTAAGCTCTAAGCCAGGTAACTAGCTATTAAAATCCCCCGAAGACATATCTATCCAGTAGGACAACATAGTTATAGCTAAAGGTAGgtggtgtttttttgttgttgccataCTCACCAATGTTTGCAGGCCTTGCAATCAAATGCGATAAACATGCTCCACTTTTCAAAGGGAGACCTGGGGTAGTCCCATTTAGTCTTGATATAATACCACTTTCTCGCAAAACGATAGATGCCGATTTTAAAGCACCCCTTAGTGCCAAGCTTGTGAACATAGTGGATCTACAAACAACTTGACTCTTTCAACTAAAATTTTTAAAATCCTGACAGCATTTGTCCCCTACAGGAGAGCCGCCATTTTGCTAGACTAAACTAGTAGAACATGATCAAGAAGGGTCTAGGTTAGTTAATCGATGCTTGATTTTAATCAACGCTTGACAAAAACTACATCGAATATTTAGGCTATTGTAAATATGCCCTGCAAGATTATCTTGTTATGCAGCATAAATACAATTATGTTAACTTTTCTATACACTTATCCACAACTTAGCAGATAATATTATCACCAATTAATGTGAAACATTTTTATTATCATGTGTAATTTTTTTATTCAGCAGCAATCATAAAACAAGCATAGGTACAGAGCAAACAGTACAAGCAATTCAATTGATTAGGTTAGGTACAGTACTGTGGAGGTTAGTAGCACTTCACACTTAAATGTTCTTGGAATCCAAATGAACAATGTAACCTGCATGCAAATTCAGATCATTTCTTTGATGTCTAATCAACAACTGGGGTTAAATGTCATTTTCAGCACCATTCATCGTTAATGCTCGAAGCAAAGGAAAGTCTTCCCAAAGAAagcccacccctccctgtccctgggCGCCATCTTGACACTCTCTAAAGGCCATCTCTTCACTAGGTAGCCCATGGTcaaagatgtgtgtgtccaggaatgGCTTGGGGCTGTCAGGCTCCTCTTCATACAGAAGTGGCTGAGTGGACTCTGAGCGCAAGTATTTGTGAGACTGGGCCTCTCGCTGAGCTgctggctgactagctggctgactagctggctgactagctggctggctcGCATATGGACCAACAAAGATGACAGTGCCATATGTAACTGATTCTTGTTGTGACCCGGAGTAACCAGGGCTGAGTGGTGAGCCACAAATGGACTCGCCTAGGTCACTGGTATCGTTGCCACTTCCATAGTCCAACCAAGGGTCATCTTTAAACTGTACACCCCCTTCGTCCAGGATTTTGTTGGGGATGTCAATAAAACTGAGATTAGATAGGCAGACTGAGGGTAATTCCTGGATTGGAGAAGTATCCTACATTGCGGAAATAGGATTGAATTATTTGCTTGCTTGTCACAATATTATCATGCACAAAGAGGAACGCTAAAAATAGTACAAAATGAAACACCTGGATTTCTTCTGATGTGGTCCACATCTTGATGCTGCTGTTAGCTGGGTCTGGGATCATGGGCCAAAAGCAGGTCTTCAGCCTTAAGAGATCAATTGATTATGTGGTgataaataacaataataataacaacaatgcTGATATGATGAACTAGTAAAAGGCTCACCGCTTCTGCTTTGTGAGACAGATTAAAGCTGTACAGATGACAAACAATGACACGCCAACACAAACTACAATCACTGCCATGACAACTTCCAGGGCATCTAAAAAAAGGAAGCAGAAAATAAGCCTTTTATTCTGTTCTTGTGATGAATCTGTACCACCCATATATACATCACCACCACACGTATAAAGATTTATTGACAAAATATACAAACCTATGGTCTCAGGTTTGACAAACTGAACTGGTGTCCCGTTAAAACTCCCTCCATATGTGCTGACCATGATAAAAGCTTCTAAGAAGGATGTCGAGCTGATCTCATTTAAGACCGCTGTCCTTTGTGTTAGGTCACCATTCACAACTGAAAAAAGTGTGGAAAAGTGTCATTGCATGACTTATTCAGTGAAAGCCAATCAGAGCAAAAtgcaaaatatatattattcccCAACCATTAACATTTCCCTGTTTCTTCCAGTAAAATATCTTGTAGCTGTGGATGATTCCATTTCTTTTGCTTAAAGGAACTTCGTCCC comes from the Osmerus eperlanus chromosome 7, fOsmEpe2.1, whole genome shotgun sequence genome and includes:
- the oscp1b gene encoding protein OSCP1 isoform X2, with translation MSSRTLPLLFINLGGEMLYILDQRLRAQNIPADKAKKVMNDIITTMFNKKFLEELFKPQELYSKKALRTVFDRLAHASIMRLNQASMDKLYDLMTMAFKYQVLLCPRPKDILLVSFNHMDAIKDFVKDTPSILSQVDETYRQLIEIYSPLSSGEFQLIRQTLLIFFQDMHIRVSIFLKDKVQNSNGRFVLPTTGPVPHGTQIPGLIRMFSCNGEEIKRLQFRNGGNYAGALREGSFDMFGDRVIKLGTNMYSVSRPVETHMSGTSKNSAQHTKVNTAPNPLAKEELNLLARLMGGLEVEKTVNADSGFRVNLFATDQEEEEALISRPDELSYEVINIQATKDQQANAELARIMGEFTEAGEPCQNTSSKGDDLLAMMDGL
- the oscp1b gene encoding protein OSCP1 isoform X1: MSSRTLPLLFINLGGEMLYILDQRLRAQNIPADKAKKADWIEDDRRRVMNDIITTMFNKKFLEELFKPQELYSKKALRTVFDRLAHASIMRLNQASMDKLYDLMTMAFKYQVLLCPRPKDILLVSFNHMDAIKDFVKDTPSILSQVDETYRQLIEIYSPLSSGEFQLIRQTLLIFFQDMHIRVSIFLKDKVQNSNGRFVLPTTGPVPHGTQIPGLIRMFSCNGEEIKRLQFRNGGNYAGALREGSFDMFGDRVIKLGTNMYSVSRPVETHMSGTSKNSAQHTKVNTAPNPLAKEELNLLARLMGGLEVEKTVNADSGFRVNLFATDQEEEEALISRPDELSYEVINIQATKDQQANAELARIMGEFTEAGEPCQNTSSKGDDLLAMMDGL
- the mrps15 gene encoding small ribosomal subunit protein uS15m, translating into MFTSLALRGALKSASIVLRESGIISRLNGTTPGLPLKSGACLSHLIARPANIGTGSFSIQPVRNYARAARKRKPVFQSQLSDLPPTMLKMDYAAVPLAQTTDDLVKRILTLELASHSEKLRLKKEQLIAKVQRDESDRSSTEVKIALLTVRIRNYQEHLHKHAKDKANKRRMLMAIDSRKKLLKHLRMTRYDTFERVCQELDITYTFPPEYYRRITRRWLTKKALCIKVFKEVQKQKAELRKKIIKSSHTQADQPKITAAVPQ